In Methanothrix sp., a genomic segment contains:
- a CDS encoding transcriptional regulator, whose protein sequence is MADDLAANMGFITGNKQRERVVQILGTKGKIAADKVSKFGHIPAPIVGKILAEMAERGLVSEENGIWGLTEAGAEIEKEIKKRG, encoded by the coding sequence ATGGCAGATGACCTGGCAGCAAATATGGGATTCATCACGGGAAACAAGCAGCGCGAAAGGGTTGTCCAGATACTGGGAACCAAGGGGAAGATAGCGGCGGACAAGGTCTCCAAGTTCGGGCACATACCGGCACCAATAGTGGGCAAGATCCTGGCGGAGATGGCAGAACGAGGTCTGGTCTCAGAAGAGAACGGCATATGGGGCCTGACCGAGGCGGGGGCGGAGATAGAAAAGGAGATCAAGAAGAGAGGCTGA
- a CDS encoding HAD family hydrolase encodes MVDIDIITGDSLAPAIFFDLTHTLLGKTDGEYHLYSDTLDTLKALRERGYRLGVISNLSLDVTEDEVHAFLEECSIASFIESDLIIFSSEHPESIKKPDKRIFDLALEKGKLAGAAGSPIFVTEEHDHILAARCYGWRAILKRNWGECRPEDGECVHSLSELLRLL; translated from the coding sequence TTGGTTGATATTGATATCATAACTGGTGATTCCTTGGCCCCGGCGATCTTCTTCGACCTTACCCATACCCTGCTCGGGAAGACAGATGGCGAATACCATCTCTACAGTGATACACTGGATACGCTGAAGGCACTGCGTGAGCGTGGCTACCGGCTGGGAGTGATCTCCAACCTCTCTTTAGATGTGACAGAGGATGAGGTGCATGCATTCCTGGAGGAGTGCAGCATCGCCTCGTTCATTGAATCCGATCTCATCATCTTCTCCTCTGAGCATCCAGAGAGCATCAAGAAGCCCGATAAAAGGATCTTCGACCTGGCTCTGGAAAAGGGCAAACTGGCTGGGGCAGCAGGCAGCCCCATCTTCGTCACCGAGGAGCATGATCACATCCTGGCCGCCCGCTGCTATGGCTGGAGGGCGATACTGAAGCGAAACTGGGGGGAGTGCAGACCGGAGGATGGTGAGTGCGTGCATAGCCTCTCTGAGCTGCTCAGACTGTTGTGA
- a CDS encoding tetratricopeptide repeat protein: MNKRVIYGIVIFLIGVVLSFATSIEGDRLIISLGPIFIGLTTIVSGLVDEKRSREKNAFIEKASSGLATRDDWLKRGVENFRFQEYGEAIKAFDNALNMDGNYVDAWMNKGSALHELGMYQDAIEAYDQAIRIEPKNANAWKRKGFALKKLDLDSKAKDAFSKAEELGYR; encoded by the coding sequence ATGAATAAGAGAGTTATTTATGGAATTGTGATCTTTCTTATTGGTGTGGTGCTCAGTTTCGCCACATCAATTGAAGGGGATAGATTGATCATATCCCTGGGTCCGATCTTCATCGGCCTGACAACAATCGTCAGCGGCCTGGTGGATGAAAAGCGTTCCCGGGAGAAGAATGCTTTCATTGAAAAAGCCTCCTCGGGGCTGGCGACCCGGGATGACTGGCTCAAGAGAGGCGTTGAAAACTTCCGCTTCCAAGAGTATGGCGAAGCCATAAAGGCCTTCGACAATGCCCTGAATATGGACGGGAATTATGTCGATGCCTGGATGAATAAGGGCTCGGCCCTCCACGAGCTTGGCATGTACCAGGACGCCATCGAGGCTTATGATCAGGCCATCAGGATTGAGCCGAAAAACGCAAATGCTTGGAAACGCAAGGGGTTTGCCCTCAAAAAGCTTGATCTGGACTCTAAGGCCAAGGATGCATTCTCCAAAGCTGAAGAACTTGGATACCGATGA
- a CDS encoding ABC transporter ATP-binding protein, whose amino-acid sequence MPALIELKDIKKTYLVGRSEYPVLKGIDLEIEEGEFVALMGPSGSGKSTLLNIIGCLDRPTSGRFVLQGKDISRTSDQELARIRREELGFIFQTFNLIARISVQQNVEIPLMLRGISRRERRERATKLLESLNVAHRAEFGPQNISGGERQRVAIARALANDPRIIIADEPTGNLDLKNSSEVMKILNRLHEEGRTIIMVTHNPEITGNCSRVIRLRDGRLMENA is encoded by the coding sequence ATTCCTGCATTGATAGAGCTGAAGGATATCAAGAAGACCTACCTGGTCGGAAGGAGCGAGTATCCGGTGCTGAAGGGCATAGACCTGGAGATAGAGGAGGGCGAGTTCGTGGCCCTGATGGGGCCCTCAGGCAGCGGCAAGTCCACACTGCTGAACATCATCGGCTGCCTGGACCGGCCCACCAGTGGGCGCTTTGTCCTGCAGGGCAAGGATATCAGCCGGACCTCTGACCAGGAGCTGGCCCGTATCCGCCGGGAGGAGCTGGGCTTCATCTTCCAGACCTTCAACCTCATCGCCCGGATATCCGTCCAGCAGAATGTGGAGATTCCCCTGATGCTGCGCGGCATCTCCCGCAGGGAGAGAAGGGAGAGGGCCACAAAGCTCCTGGAGAGCTTGAATGTGGCCCATCGGGCGGAGTTCGGCCCGCAGAACATCTCTGGCGGAGAGCGGCAGAGAGTGGCGATAGCCAGGGCCCTTGCCAACGATCCCAGGATCATCATCGCCGATGAGCCCACCGGCAACCTGGACCTCAAAAACAGCTCCGAGGTCATGAAAATCCTAAACCGGTTGCATGAGGAGGGCAGAACCATCATCATGGTCACCCACAACCCGGAGATAACCGGGAACTGCAGCCGGGTCATCCGGCTCAGAGACGGACGACTAATGGAGAATGCCTGA
- a CDS encoding LPXTG cell wall anchor domain-containing protein, whose product MNRIFIVILMLLVGGQAAGYEYRMPVNIQSSTAPAVLMPGDEAILTIQMQNGAAAYGVGRDAGASSSSNIVLSTPINHTTLHGTSELEVIDPDCYDLGMIGPNDSFPIYYKLQASDNVSSGTYLLGFEVQGGYDMITIKREIPVKVDSSTVSMAIIESAPSANPSATPATAATLNLNVANPRENTLNAVTIVPSAQGLRFSPERYYIGTMDADEIFTISFVVQSTDPLQSSIRGASNISFVAEFKNGDTWHQSEPYITTYSPPVHDAGSNNYLLLLAIGLLALLAAGGFLYRKRLSKGGGAGKGPA is encoded by the coding sequence ATGAATAGGATTTTTATAGTGATTCTGATGCTGCTGGTTGGGGGCCAGGCAGCAGGATATGAGTATCGTATGCCTGTGAACATCCAGAGCAGTACTGCTCCTGCGGTGTTGATGCCCGGGGACGAGGCGATCCTTACCATCCAGATGCAGAATGGTGCTGCGGCATATGGTGTGGGAAGGGATGCGGGAGCCTCCTCCTCCTCAAATATCGTTTTATCCACTCCCATAAACCACACCACTCTGCATGGCACTTCTGAGCTGGAGGTCATCGATCCCGATTGCTATGATCTGGGGATGATCGGGCCCAATGATTCATTTCCCATCTATTATAAGCTGCAGGCATCGGATAACGTGAGCAGTGGCACCTATCTGCTCGGCTTTGAGGTCCAGGGAGGCTATGACATGATCACCATCAAAAGGGAGATTCCAGTCAAGGTGGACTCCTCGACGGTGAGCATGGCGATCATAGAATCTGCTCCCTCCGCCAACCCCTCCGCTACCCCCGCGACTGCTGCCACATTAAACCTGAATGTGGCCAATCCCCGGGAGAACACCCTAAATGCAGTAACTATAGTTCCCTCAGCTCAGGGGCTGAGATTCTCTCCCGAGAGGTATTATATCGGCACCATGGATGCGGATGAGATCTTCACCATCAGCTTCGTTGTGCAGTCCACTGATCCCCTCCAAAGCTCCATCCGGGGGGCGAGCAATATCAGCTTTGTGGCTGAGTTCAAGAACGGTGACACCTGGCACCAGTCAGAGCCTTACATCACCACCTACAGCCCGCCTGTGCATGATGCCGGTTCGAATAATTATCTCCTGCTGCTGGCCATCGGCCTTCTGGCTCTGTTGGCTGCTGGCGGCTTCCTCTATCGCAAGCGGCTCTCGAAGGGCGGCGGAGCGGGAAAGGGGCCGGCCTGA
- a CDS encoding ABC transporter permease, with amino-acid sequence MRLQDMLEFISLGFKSDRFKTLMSSLGIIIGVLAIVVMLSVGEGLYTGVSDQFSTLDLDVIHVIPGSAHFGGPGGGPGSRNAAEPAKFTDKDTKVLENVPGVKNVAPRSLAGVVISFRNTNSSSSITGVDPEKEQGLREEVVLGRWLSGSDHRSIVIGNGISQGMFRMKVAPGNKIRLYYKDRPMDFTVVGVLKEEKETGFGGGMGDSAGNILYITHKAMDELLGGESYYYDVFQVTVYNPNQLDSIIDRIMNDLRRHHRDEAYDAITPREILSTLMSTLSMIKYALAGIGAISLLVGGIGIANVMMLTVRERVREIGTLLALGATVEDIRRQYLLEAGVLGMVSSIIGIILGAGASSAIGSLAGLPFSITPESMILGILFGVLTTTIAGFYPANRAARLDPIEALRAE; translated from the coding sequence ATGAGGTTGCAGGATATGCTGGAGTTCATCTCCCTGGGGTTCAAGAGCGATCGCTTCAAGACGCTCATGTCATCTTTGGGCATCATAATCGGCGTTCTGGCGATAGTGGTGATGCTCTCTGTGGGCGAGGGGCTGTACACAGGCGTCTCTGACCAGTTCTCCACCCTGGACCTGGATGTGATCCATGTGATTCCGGGCAGCGCTCACTTCGGCGGGCCGGGCGGGGGTCCGGGTAGCAGAAATGCAGCTGAGCCCGCCAAGTTCACCGATAAGGACACCAAGGTCCTGGAGAACGTGCCGGGGGTGAAGAATGTCGCCCCCCGGAGCTTGGCCGGCGTGGTGATCTCCTTCCGGAACACCAACAGCTCAAGCAGCATCACTGGCGTTGACCCGGAGAAGGAGCAGGGCCTGAGGGAGGAGGTGGTCTTGGGCCGGTGGCTCTCGGGATCTGATCACCGGTCGATAGTGATCGGCAACGGCATATCCCAGGGGATGTTTCGCATGAAGGTGGCCCCGGGAAACAAGATCCGGCTGTACTACAAAGATCGGCCCATGGACTTCACTGTGGTGGGTGTGCTGAAGGAGGAGAAGGAGACGGGCTTCGGCGGTGGTATGGGGGACAGCGCTGGCAATATCCTATACATCACCCACAAGGCCATGGATGAGCTCCTGGGCGGGGAGAGCTATTATTACGATGTCTTTCAGGTGACAGTCTACAATCCCAATCAGCTGGATTCAATAATCGACAGGATCATGAACGACCTGCGCCGCCACCACAGGGATGAGGCCTACGATGCCATCACCCCCCGGGAAATCCTCAGCACACTGATGAGCACCCTTTCCATGATCAAGTACGCTCTGGCGGGGATTGGGGCCATATCCCTGCTGGTGGGGGGAATCGGCATCGCCAATGTGATGATGCTTACTGTAAGGGAGAGGGTCAGGGAGATCGGCACTCTGCTCGCCCTGGGGGCGACGGTGGAGGACATTCGCAGGCAGTATCTGCTGGAGGCTGGCGTCCTGGGGATGGTCTCAAGCATCATCGGCATTATCCTGGGGGCCGGGGCCTCCTCTGCTATCGGCTCATTGGCCGGGCTGCCCTTCTCCATAACCCCGGAGTCTATGATCCTGGGCATTCTGTTCGGCGTTCTCACCACCACCATTGCCGGCTTTTATCCGGCGAACAGAGCAGCAAGGCTTGACCCTATAGAGGCATTGCGGGCGGAGTGA
- a CDS encoding DUF166 domain-containing protein, translating to MKLAVFYSGDFGSRVVGNLVNYSGFCISCADACTECRNVAPDLAKDIVALVEMPDPSTYGDFIDDVEPLLPKDIPKADIIIVINIHPDILYGLLPKFKEAGIKAIIGGSESPKEMPLGQRRQVEEKAAELGMEAAFAKPFCALRPDPNKPIIAQFLKEARIGDPVIEFTVQGSREGKDVIMGANVVRSAPCGSTWFVAKRMLGLEPDQPDLRERISEAHHAYPCTGSMERDAELGDTVLHVGGYIIRDAVEDGLKKAERLPRSRLPKPGSLIVI from the coding sequence ATGAAGCTGGCGGTATTCTACAGTGGCGACTTCGGCAGCAGAGTAGTGGGCAATCTGGTTAATTACTCAGGGTTCTGCATCTCCTGCGCAGATGCCTGCACTGAATGCCGGAATGTCGCCCCGGACCTGGCTAAGGATATTGTGGCCCTGGTGGAGATGCCCGATCCCTCGACATACGGGGATTTCATAGATGATGTGGAGCCCCTGCTGCCCAAGGATATACCAAAAGCGGATATCATCATAGTGATCAATATCCATCCCGATATCCTCTACGGCCTGCTTCCCAAGTTCAAGGAGGCGGGGATCAAAGCGATCATCGGCGGATCGGAGTCCCCCAAGGAGATGCCTCTGGGGCAGAGAAGGCAGGTGGAGGAGAAGGCAGCTGAGCTGGGCATGGAGGCGGCCTTCGCCAAGCCCTTCTGCGCCCTGCGGCCGGACCCGAATAAGCCCATCATCGCCCAGTTCCTGAAGGAGGCCAGAATTGGCGACCCGGTGATCGAGTTCACCGTTCAGGGGAGCAGAGAGGGCAAGGATGTGATAATGGGGGCCAATGTCGTCCGCAGCGCCCCCTGTGGCTCCACCTGGTTTGTGGCCAAGAGGATGCTGGGGCTGGAGCCGGATCAGCCCGACCTGAGGGAGAGGATATCGGAGGCCCACCATGCCTATCCCTGCACCGGCTCCATGGAGAGGGATGCAGAGCTGGGAGATACTGTGCTGCATGTGGGCGGCTATATCATCCGCGATGCCGTGGAGGACGGCCTGAAGAAGGCAGAAAGGCTGCCCAGATCCAGGCTGCCCAAGCCAGGAAGTCTAATTGTAATCTGA
- a CDS encoding ATP-binding protein: protein MVKRNIIKIDESLCDGCGSCVIACSEGAIEIVDGKAKVVRESFCDGLGACIGECPKGALTIEMREVEAFDEKAAAEHSRQSRALQSANAERAEGHEGESEPKSPCDLPIHRMPGSQMERGEGQGEGPGKHLKRLGPGSQLSSWPVQMRLAHTDAPYFKEASLLIAADCSAFACPMISEFIRRRVVLIGCPKLDPGEPFVSKLTEILSSNDIRDITVLRMEVPCCSHLIGLVEQAIERSGKKIPLDQFICMIDGKVVKDNEMVRR, encoded by the coding sequence ATGGTCAAAAGAAATATCATCAAGATCGATGAGTCCCTCTGCGATGGCTGTGGCAGTTGTGTTATCGCCTGCTCAGAGGGAGCAATCGAGATAGTGGATGGAAAGGCCAAAGTGGTGAGGGAGTCGTTTTGCGACGGCCTGGGGGCCTGCATTGGCGAGTGTCCCAAAGGAGCCCTGACCATAGAGATGAGAGAGGTAGAGGCATTCGATGAGAAGGCGGCGGCAGAGCATTCCCGGCAATCCAGGGCCCTTCAAAGCGCCAATGCTGAGAGGGCAGAAGGGCATGAGGGAGAATCGGAGCCAAAGTCCCCCTGCGATCTTCCCATTCATAGAATGCCGGGCTCGCAGATGGAGAGGGGAGAGGGGCAGGGAGAGGGGCCGGGAAAGCATCTGAAGAGGCTCGGCCCCGGCTCCCAGCTCTCCAGCTGGCCGGTGCAGATGCGCCTCGCCCATACCGATGCCCCCTACTTCAAGGAGGCCAGCCTGCTGATAGCCGCAGACTGCTCGGCATTTGCCTGCCCCATGATCTCTGAGTTCATCCGGAGGAGGGTGGTCCTGATAGGCTGTCCCAAGCTCGACCCAGGCGAGCCCTTCGTCTCCAAACTGACAGAGATACTGAGCTCAAATGATATCCGGGATATAACCGTCCTCAGGATGGAGGTTCCCTGCTGCTCCCATCTCATCGGCCTGGTTGAGCAGGCAATAGAAAGATCAGGAAAGAAGATCCCCCTCGATCAGTTCATATGCATGATCGACGGAAAGGTGGTAAAGGATAATGAGATGGTGAGAAGATGA
- the hcp gene encoding hydroxylamine reductase, protein MAATEKLDMFCYQCSQTARGTGCTVKGVCGKEATVARLQDNLLFAIKGISAYLYHARELGYTDPEVDAFIERGFFSTLTNVNFDPEEFLNLAVKAGEMNIRTMKLLKRAHIESFGEPEPTKVSTGTVKGHGILITGHDMNALDKLLQQVEGTDVFVYTHSEMLPAHGYPGLRKYKNLAGNLGKAWFDQKKLFAQYPMALFGTSNCFLPPREEYIDRMFSTGPVYLPGVKHIDGYDYSELIARARELPELPEAPGEYVLTTGFSTSALLSHAAKIKELVEKGKIKRFFLVGGCDAPLKKSDYYREFVQKLPGDTVVLTLACGKFRFNDLDLGDIEGIPRLIDLGQCNDAIVALEVADALADLFGVSVNELPLTLVISWMEQKAVAVLWSLLALGMKGIWLGPIVPGWINDEMLKILVDRYDIRLISTPDEDIKRMMAE, encoded by the coding sequence ATGGCAGCTACTGAGAAACTGGATATGTTCTGCTACCAGTGCTCCCAGACCGCCCGGGGCACCGGCTGCACAGTGAAGGGAGTATGCGGAAAGGAAGCGACCGTCGCCCGGCTGCAGGATAACCTGCTCTTCGCCATCAAGGGCATCAGCGCTTATCTCTATCATGCCCGGGAGCTGGGTTACACCGATCCGGAGGTGGATGCATTCATCGAGAGGGGCTTCTTCTCCACCCTGACCAATGTCAACTTCGATCCGGAGGAGTTCTTGAACCTGGCAGTGAAAGCGGGAGAGATGAATATCAGGACCATGAAGCTCCTCAAGCGGGCGCACATCGAGAGCTTCGGCGAGCCTGAGCCGACCAAGGTGAGTACGGGGACGGTGAAAGGGCATGGCATCCTCATCACCGGCCATGATATGAATGCTCTGGATAAGCTCCTGCAGCAGGTGGAGGGCACAGACGTCTTCGTCTACACCCACTCGGAGATGCTTCCCGCTCACGGCTATCCGGGTCTGCGCAAGTACAAGAACCTGGCTGGCAACCTGGGCAAGGCCTGGTTTGATCAAAAGAAGCTCTTCGCCCAGTATCCCATGGCACTCTTCGGCACCTCCAACTGCTTCCTTCCTCCCCGGGAGGAGTATATAGACCGCATGTTCTCCACCGGCCCGGTCTATCTCCCCGGGGTAAAGCACATCGACGGCTATGACTACTCAGAGCTGATAGCCAGGGCGCGGGAGCTGCCCGAGCTGCCCGAGGCTCCAGGAGAGTATGTCCTTACCACTGGCTTTTCCACCTCCGCCCTCCTCTCGCATGCCGCCAAGATCAAGGAGCTGGTGGAGAAGGGCAAGATAAAGAGGTTCTTCCTGGTGGGAGGCTGTGACGCCCCCCTGAAGAAGTCCGACTACTACCGGGAGTTTGTGCAAAAGCTGCCTGGAGATACTGTGGTCCTCACCCTCGCCTGCGGCAAGTTCCGCTTCAATGACCTGGATTTAGGGGATATCGAGGGCATCCCCCGCCTGATCGACCTGGGGCAGTGCAATGATGCCATCGTCGCCCTGGAGGTGGCCGATGCCCTGGCCGATCTCTTCGGAGTGAGCGTAAACGAGCTTCCCCTGACACTGGTGATAAGCTGGATGGAGCAGAAGGCAGTGGCCGTCCTGTGGTCGCTCCTGGCATTGGGAATGAAGGGGATATGGCTGGGGCCCATAGTCCCCGGATGGATCAATGACGAGATGCTCAAGATCCTGGTGGACCGCTATGACATCCGGCTGATCAGCACCCCGGACGAGGACATCAAGAGGATGATGGCGGAATAG
- a CDS encoding helix-turn-helix domain-containing protein produces the protein MQEGCTVNQTVKYIARKWTMLILLELYKGEGHTRRFSELKGCLAGITQKVLSARLKELEREGLVEKRMEGTAFPLKSEYTLTESGLEMIDVIKGMKLWALRWKIKNIECKSQDCCQCVL, from the coding sequence ATGCAGGAAGGATGCACAGTAAACCAGACGGTGAAGTATATCGCCAGGAAATGGACCATGCTCATACTGCTGGAGCTCTATAAGGGCGAGGGGCACACCCGGCGGTTCTCAGAGCTGAAGGGCTGCCTGGCGGGGATCACCCAGAAGGTTCTCTCCGCCCGGCTCAAGGAGCTGGAGCGGGAGGGGCTGGTGGAGAAGAGGATGGAGGGCACAGCCTTTCCCCTGAAGAGCGAGTATACACTCACTGAGAGCGGCCTGGAGATGATCGATGTCATCAAGGGCATGAAGCTGTGGGCACTGCGCTGGAAGATAAAGAACATCGAGTGCAAGAGCCAAGACTGCTGCCAGTGCGTTCTTTGA
- a CDS encoding MarR family transcriptional regulator, whose product MRLNRNEINALLLITSSQSALRPLDINAHLGLRRGSVSRIITQLRDKGLVDREDSEIVLARAPPADSFKRLYYAHRASPFQLLLADGRIELLSRLDQSTKSAKELHEETGIPLKTVYYYLHDLARLGVVVTTRKGKHSLYSFNYVYWGALKDFVSALQEYDKSRLVPREALIIKIYKDSVLFKSLRVQDATPTSFSAYIDYGIELGLRDNYYTLPKRELSIEDVFIHSLDSAEGRSQRLFCILFYLRNRDKLQSVLHPMVKEIRAVLQGEKVKGYPSMEDIEDRAEMYGIEL is encoded by the coding sequence ATGCGTTTGAACCGAAATGAGATCAACGCTCTGCTCCTGATAACCAGCTCCCAGAGCGCTCTCCGTCCTCTGGATATCAACGCCCACCTTGGCCTGCGGCGCGGGTCGGTGTCTCGAATAATCACTCAGCTCAGGGACAAAGGACTGGTAGACCGGGAGGATTCGGAGATTGTCCTGGCCAGGGCCCCTCCAGCAGATAGCTTCAAAAGGCTCTATTATGCCCACCGGGCCTCTCCCTTCCAGCTTCTTCTCGCTGACGGACGGATAGAGCTCCTCTCCCGGTTGGACCAGAGCACTAAGAGCGCGAAAGAGCTTCATGAAGAAACCGGCATTCCCCTCAAGACCGTATACTACTATCTGCACGACCTGGCCCGTTTGGGCGTGGTTGTTACGACCAGGAAGGGAAAACACTCGCTATACTCATTCAACTATGTCTACTGGGGCGCTCTGAAGGACTTCGTCTCTGCCCTGCAGGAGTACGACAAGTCTCGCCTTGTTCCCAGAGAGGCCTTGATCATAAAGATCTACAAAGACAGCGTGCTCTTCAAGAGCCTGCGAGTGCAGGATGCCACCCCTACATCCTTCAGTGCCTACATAGACTACGGGATTGAGCTGGGCCTGCGGGACAACTACTACACATTGCCCAAAAGAGAGCTGTCTATTGAGGACGTTTTCATCCACTCCCTGGACTCGGCAGAGGGCCGTTCTCAAAGGCTCTTTTGCATATTGTTCTATTTGAGGAACAGGGATAAATTGCAGAGCGTCCTACATCCAATGGTAAAGGAAATAAGGGCGGTTTTGCAGGGAGAAAAGGTCAAAGGCTATCCTTCGATGGAAGATATCGAGGATAGGGCGGAGATGTATGGCATTGAGCTATGA
- a CDS encoding MFS transporter: MNDKRAVLLAACMSSFITPFLSSSVTVALPAINSDFSIPDQSLLGWIMTGYLLAAAIFIVPFGRVADIHGRRRVFLAGLLMVVVSSLLCSISSGVYMLIASRMMEGLGSAMIFGTSIAILASVFPQQKRGRVLGINVAAAYLGLSTGPLLGGIITSYAGWRFIYLGVAVYSLLALAIARWKIKEEWRCAQEGEFDATGSILYAAMLLALIYGLTIIPDRMGALLLLVALVVLIIFLRWENENANPVLKVNLLRNNVVFLFSNLAALINYSATAAVAFLLSLYLQYMKGFGPEAAGLILVAQPVVQAILSPLAGRLSDRIEPRIVASAGMGLCVLGLALFSFLEPITPLERILFGLVLMGLGFALFASPNTNAIMSSVNPCDYGVASGMVSTMRLVGQSLSLGIVMLIFSIIMGHVQIGQESADMLMESIRLAFIVFAGLCLVGTVFSLARGSLRG, translated from the coding sequence ATGAACGATAAGAGAGCAGTGCTGCTTGCAGCCTGCATGTCCTCCTTTATCACCCCCTTTCTCAGCTCATCTGTGACCGTTGCCCTTCCCGCCATCAATAGCGACTTTTCCATCCCCGACCAATCCCTCTTGGGGTGGATAATGACGGGATATCTGCTCGCAGCTGCTATTTTCATCGTTCCATTCGGCAGAGTGGCTGATATCCACGGAAGGAGGAGGGTATTTCTGGCAGGGCTCTTGATGGTCGTTGTATCCTCTCTTCTCTGCAGCATCTCCTCTGGGGTTTACATGCTCATCGCCTCCCGGATGATGGAGGGATTGGGCAGCGCCATGATCTTCGGCACCTCCATTGCCATTCTCGCCTCTGTCTTCCCCCAACAGAAGAGGGGAAGGGTGCTGGGGATCAATGTGGCGGCAGCATACCTGGGCCTCTCCACCGGACCCCTTCTGGGCGGGATCATAACCTCATATGCCGGCTGGAGGTTCATCTATCTTGGCGTTGCCGTCTATTCGCTGCTGGCCCTGGCCATTGCCCGGTGGAAGATCAAAGAGGAGTGGCGCTGCGCACAGGAGGGGGAATTCGATGCCACAGGATCTATCCTCTATGCAGCCATGCTCCTCGCCCTGATATACGGCCTGACCATCATCCCTGATCGAATGGGAGCTCTGCTGCTGCTTGTTGCATTGGTGGTCCTGATCATCTTCCTTCGCTGGGAGAATGAAAACGCCAATCCCGTTCTGAAGGTGAACCTACTCCGCAATAATGTGGTCTTCCTCTTCTCGAACCTGGCCGCCCTGATCAATTACAGCGCCACGGCAGCAGTGGCATTTCTGCTCAGCCTCTACCTGCAGTATATGAAGGGCTTCGGACCGGAGGCGGCCGGCCTGATCCTGGTCGCCCAACCGGTGGTGCAGGCCATCCTCTCCCCCCTGGCGGGAAGGCTCTCGGACCGGATCGAGCCCAGGATTGTGGCCTCCGCCGGCATGGGTCTGTGTGTCCTCGGCCTGGCTCTGTTCTCTTTTCTTGAGCCCATTACCCCTCTGGAGAGAATCCTTTTCGGTCTGGTTCTCATGGGACTGGGATTTGCCCTTTTTGCCTCGCCCAACACCAACGCTATTATGAGCTCGGTGAATCCTTGCGACTATGGAGTAGCATCGGGGATGGTGAGCACCATGCGGCTGGTCGGCCAGTCGCTCAGCCTGGGTATTGTCATGCTCATATTCTCTATTATCATGGGCCATGTCCAGATCGGTCAGGAGAGCGCAGATATGCTCATGGAGAGCATCCGGCTGGCCTTCATCGTCTTTGCCGGGCTGTGCCTGGTGGGCACCGTATTCTCATTGGCCAGAGGGAGCTTGAGGGGGTGA